A stretch of DNA from Drosophila teissieri strain GT53w chromosome 4, Prin_Dtei_1.1, whole genome shotgun sequence:
GACTAGTCCGATAATAtgctatttgcatttgattgtTATTGATTGgaagcattttgttttgtgaaTTCCAAACGTAACATTACTTGATTCGTCAACATGCTTGATCtcgaaaaatatattaatggCTTATGACTACAGTTTATACACTGTTGACCGTCAGTTGCCCTTTTATCGAATCATCGTCATGTTCGCCGTAGTTGTTTATATAACCACCTcctattatttaaaaaaaaaaattattttgattttttaaataatggtGAGTTTTCCCATTTAGATGTAACACGAAATAGTCGACCAAAATTAAATTCGCTCAATGTTTATTTCAAATTAGGGAGGCACAAACTAACTACTTGACAATACTTTCCGATATGTGAAGAGTATTTTTTATATCTGTATACTTGTAgcatattatatttattaaatactccagaaattgttttgatttcatttcaactAGACTTTTAATACCATGTCAGAACCAATTTGAAGGTATTTAAATTCCATGTAAATTagtaattttcaaaaatattaaaaatttatataatGTCTTTTAGGGATTTACATTAACAATTGCCTGTATTTACAATTCAGATTACATTATTTTAAGgtgtaattttaatgtttaataatgaGACTGATTTATTTCACAAACATTTAGCGACTAGGGAGGTACCACAGACTCTTTAATAATTATCGTACTCATAGAATCCAAGATCAAATCTATCAGCTGCTCGTTTTTGTTCACTTAACAGTTTTAATTGATCGTTGTTTTTTAAAGATGTCAAATAGCTATCATCTTTCGGATTATTTTGATGTTCAAATATATCCAGTTTGTTGCCTAACAAGTTTTCTTTAGGTAAAAAGTTACTGCTTTCTATTTCTGGTGTAGACATGTTGGAAGTCCATGTCGGTGGTAATCCTCTCAAAAAGCGATGAAAATTACCATTTATTTGCGGCTTTAATGTAAAAAAGGTAACATGATTAGATTTTATTTCGGCATGCTAGTCTATGGGATAAATGTATAAGGATGGCTCAGTGCTTACAGATTTCGTAAACATGTGAATTGgattttgtttagttttatttacttttgtttgttggcgTATACTCAGCCCACTTGCCTCTTACCAACGGTCATGGCAGAATCGACTCGGCATGAGATCCTgatattaagtatatataaatctacgacatacatatatctattcTATTGTCTATTATTTTGTCCCATTTGCTTTAGAAGTAACGGGAAGTCGAGAAACTCCACTAAAGCAATTTAGCTTTCGtagatttcttttttattaaacataaaatcatAACTCTAACGGCTTACCTCTTTTAGAAGTGATCGATTTCTCTCTCTGAAGTGTGATTTTCGTATTGGGTATGTTCTTGGGATTCCAACAACGGAAGGATCACTTTCGGTGGAATCATCTGATAAAAACTGAGTGGCTGGAATTTTCAGGCGGGCAGCTCTATTACTTCCAGAAAACAAGCTTGTAAGTTCCTTATTAGCTTGAACCTCTTTATTATTGTAAGAAGGGGAATTTCCAATGCGACGTGAAGTTGCTCTGAATCCAGATCTATGGctatttttattactttgaAAATTTTGCTCATTTAGAATTGACTTCCGATTGACGTCACTATCTTGGTATCTATTTTCTTCAGGACTTCGATTTTCATCCATTAATGGAGAATCAGATAAGCTACCAGCTTGATGTTGATAATCTGAAAGTAAGCTGTTTGTTTGGAATGTGTTAATGCAAAATatctatttattattattagtgtACATACTTTTTTCCGTTTGCAATTTCTTTAAGGGCAGCAGAACGCGCTGCCATTTCCTCATCTCGACGTTGCTCTATTAATTCTTTTGCTCTTTCAGTCCAAATTAGCTCTTTAAGCTTCTGAAAGCTGCCTTGTATAGCAACTGaatttttactttcttttgGATTATTTCCGTTAATATTTGGGATTCCCATATACCGATTTTTGCTAGACCTACGAATTGAGGAAGAAGttcctgtttgtggtcgcGTTTCAGCGCCATAATAACGAGAGTGACTTAAACCAGAAGCGCTTGATCCAAATTCACCCAATCTTTGATGATTCTCAAAAGGAATGCGCTGTGGTGCAGTTGGCTCTCTATTGAGAACACGGCCAAAAACAGGCGACCTGGCTCTCTCCCTTGCGCTCATCCTTAATCTaaaacgaatttaataaaataatagaacctttatataaaaaaattaatgtaattaaatattcgtgctcaaaatattataattggGCATCATTGCTCGGACTTTTTTGTGAAATCTGTAAGTTAtcaaaaaatagtaaaaacgGGGCATGGTAACGAACGCTACTTACTTTCAGCAGCCCAATACTACACTTAGACAGCACATAGGACGCCGAAGATAAATTCTTTGGCTGCGATTCATCCCCCACAACCTGCCACACACAAACCCATATTcataactaataaaaaaaaacagcgaaaAATTCTGCAAACTTACTGAAGAATACCACCTTGCATAATCAAGCTGCAACAATTCACAAAATTATCATCGGTAGAGGtcttatttcttatttcttatttCAATACTCCtaacacatttaaaaaaaaaaactcacagACTCGACCAGTTGagaaatgacaaaataaagaaatgaaacGAGCCAAAAAAATACGTTAAAACACATACATGCATTTTCAGTCCATTCACAAATAATACAAGAGAAATCGATCTGTAGGagaacgcttccttctgcctgttacataagTACTGAAACAAAAATCCCTGATAAGCTCCAAAAACTACCCgataatacaaattttgcAAATCCTGTCGTGTTAATCACTGCGAATTCGCGCACCACCTGCTGAGTCGAACCATGCGCGACACTCAAGCAGACGTGGCGCTTATAAGCGAGCCATACAATAATTTCCCTGGATGAAATACATTCTGGACGAGACAAAAAGAACCATGATCCTGTCGAATGGGTTAGTCCTTCCAGGAAACCTGCACAGCGGCTCTTTCTTCGTTCGGAGGGTGGTTGGTGACTTGTGCTTTTACAGTTGCTACCTACCACCGCGCCTTTCATTCCAAGAATTTTTAGCAATCTTAGATGAACTGGCAAACGACGCAAAGGGAAACCAGAACGTAGTCATAGCTAGGGACTTTACCGCCTGTATAGAAGAATGAGGTTTAGTCCATACGAACGCAAGAGGGCGAATCCTCCAAGAAGCCTTTGCGTAGCTGGAATTCGCTCTTCTAAATTCGGGATCGGAGCCTACTTTTAGTACAGCTGGTCGCTCCCCTCCTGCAGCGGCTCGGTATTCCATTAAGCCCAGTTGTCTTGCAGCAATATGTACACGGCTAGTGATCACGATAATCTGCGATATCATCAGTAGATGACCAACCACAGTCTCACTACCGCATAGAGGCATTAACGCAGCGGACAGCGCGAAGAGTGTCACTCGAGTAGTCCCCATCGCTATAGGGAGCTAGGCTACTGGTGAACAGAGGAAACACGGAGTTACACAGAAATGGCCTACGGTCAAGACGGCGACAGCAATGGGAGCAAGGCCTCCCCAATAACGAGCTCTTAAGACAAGAATACGCGGAAAATAAAAGACTAATTAAGGTGTCAAAGACAATATGATTCCAGGAACTGTGTAAACGCGGAAAATAAAAGACTCATTAAGGTGTGTGATTCATCTGAGCAGGACCAATAGGGTTCAGCCTACAAGATGGTCGTTAAAAAATTAACCAAGCCAAGCCCCTGAAAGCCGGTCTCATAACCAAGATGTCGgcgaaagtggaaaattgctTTCCATTAGAGCCTTTAGCTACGCAGCTGGTGCACGCGGTTCCAGTAGCCACATCGCCGATAATTTTGCTGCAAGGTCGCCAGGGACATGGCGGCGAAAAAGCATTAGTCAGTGCGTCATGAAAGGTATTTTTTCAAAGCGTTAAAAAATACCGAAGCTGGTATTGTTTTCCAAACCAAGCAAGTCACCCGAGCATCCATCGACCTACAGACCGATATGATTGATTGATCACATGGGCAAGACTTTTAAGCGCTACATCAACCAAAGACTGCACGAAGGCATCTCCGCTGCGGGGGACCTCTTGCCAATGCTGTTTGGCTTTAGAAAAGCGAGATATACCTTGGATGCAACCGCAATGGCAAAGGAGATCGCCTCGAAGGCAATAGAAGCGGCCAGATGGCAAGAAGGTAGCAAGGAATACCACTATAGAGGAGAGGCTCTCGTCGGTTGTAATGGACATCCACCACTCTGTAATAGAAGATAACTCTGCCAAAATCTATCATAcacttaagaaaacattttacatatgtatttcgtctagttattatacccgttagtcgtagagtaaaagaggATACTAGATTCTATCGGTATGCGAAAAAGGCCTTtaccactctaacgcctacaaatCGCCCATGTATTTTGAAAAAgagttaaaaatgttgttttggGAATAAGTTTTGATCGGAGCATTGGATCTCATTTTATTCTGTCAGATGCTATTGCACTTCTCGactttcaaataataaatagaatGTATTTTAAGGGTCCACACTCCAAACTATCGGAATGTTTTGCTTTAGTGCTGGTTGgttccatttaaaaaatgaGCTATTATGATAAATTATGCAAGAAATTATCAGATATATGGGCtttgctttaatttaaaaataacagaTGTATAAGGAAGAAAAACACTTACGATCCCAGGATTCGAGAGTTCAACAAAAGAGGTTCCCAAACATTATAAGTAAAGGGATCCCTATATGTTGGTATTTCATTAGTTATTTCTGCAGCTCGGGATTGCCTTTTTGAAAAACTATGTACATGAAAAAATGGTTATTTTTGgaaagataataaaaaaaacaaacttacATCCACATGGCGCGAAGCTGTTCGCATGTTGGTTCCTGTGAATTAAGTGAAAAGGTTTTTGGTACAAACACTTCACCAACTGTTCTCACGCCACCGGAATTTACGATATGTGATGATTCTTCAGTTTTGACTCCGTTGCTATTACTTAAATTTCTTTCCCGACTGCGTGATCCATGATAATTTGCGTTTCCAAGCCTTATAGTGGCCAAAATTACCAATAAGtcaaattgtatatatttgatctgcaattatataatattatataacaAATGTTGAGTGAATCTTTTTTTCGTCCACACTGCTGAACTAATATTGTTTatctttaaattattatattcttttcaTCCTTTTCACTTTTACAAAATCTTTCATTATCAGATAAATGAAAAGATTCACTCCTTATACCATTGCTAAGGGTATATTGATTTCAGTCAGAAGCTTGATAGCCAGTGACATTTGTAACCATATaacgtatatacatatgtttttca
This window harbors:
- the LOC122622862 gene encoding uncharacterized protein LOC122622862 isoform X2, with product MHCGRILIKYIQFDLLVILATIRLGNANYHGSRSRERNLSNSNGVKTEESSHIVNSGGVRTVGEVFVPKTFSLNSQEPTCEQLRAMWMQSRAAEITNEIPTYRDPFTYNVWEPLLLNSRILGSLRMSARERARSPVFGRVLNREPTAPQRIPFENHQRLGEFGSSASGLSHSRYYGAETRPQTGTSSSIRRSSKNRYMGIPNINGNNPKESKNSVAIQGSFQKLKELIWTERAKELIEQRRDEEMAARSAALKEIANGKNLLSDYQHQAGSLSDSPLMDENRSPEENRYQDSDVNRKSILNEQNFQSNKNSHRSGFRATSRRIGNSPSYNNKEVQANKELTSLFSGSNRAARLKIPATQFLSDDSTESDPSVVGIPRTYPIRKSHFRERNRSLLKEPQINGNFHRFLRGLPPTWTSNMSTPEIESSNFLPKENLLGNKLDIFEHQNNPKDDSYLTSLKNNDQLKLLSEQKRAADRFDLGFYEYDNY
- the LOC122622862 gene encoding uncharacterized protein LOC122622862 isoform X4 → MHCGRILIKYIQFDLLVILATIRLGNANYHGSRSRERNLSNSNGVKTEESSHIVNSGGVRTVGEVFVPKTFSLNSQEPTCEQLRAMWIFSKRQSRAAEITNEIPTYRDPFTYNVWEPLLLNSRILGSLRMSARERARSPVFGRVLNREPTAPQRIPFENHQRLGEFGSSASGLSHSRYYGAETRPQTGTSSSIRRK
- the LOC122622862 gene encoding uncharacterized protein LOC122622862 isoform X1; translation: MHCGRILIKYIQFDLLVILATIRLGNANYHGSRSRERNLSNSNGVKTEESSHIVNSGGVRTVGEVFVPKTFSLNSQEPTCEQLRAMWIFSKRQSRAAEITNEIPTYRDPFTYNVWEPLLLNSRILGSLRMSARERARSPVFGRVLNREPTAPQRIPFENHQRLGEFGSSASGLSHSRYYGAETRPQTGTSSSIRRSSKNRYMGIPNINGNNPKESKNSVAIQGSFQKLKELIWTERAKELIEQRRDEEMAARSAALKEIANGKNLLSDYQHQAGSLSDSPLMDENRSPEENRYQDSDVNRKSILNEQNFQSNKNSHRSGFRATSRRIGNSPSYNNKEVQANKELTSLFSGSNRAARLKIPATQFLSDDSTESDPSVVGIPRTYPIRKSHFRERNRSLLKEPQINGNFHRFLRGLPPTWTSNMSTPEIESSNFLPKENLLGNKLDIFEHQNNPKDDSYLTSLKNNDQLKLLSEQKRAADRFDLGFYEYDNY
- the LOC122622862 gene encoding uncharacterized protein LOC122622862 isoform X3 yields the protein MALKRDHKQELLPQFVESKNSVAIQGSFQKLKELIWTERAKELIEQRRDEEMAARSAALKEIANGKNLLSDYQHQAGSLSDSPLMDENRSPEENRYQDSDVNRKSILNEQNFQSNKNSHRSGFRATSRRIGNSPSYNNKEVQANKELTSLFSGSNRAARLKIPATQFLSDDSTESDPSVVGIPRTYPIRKSHFRERNRSLLKEPQINGNFHRFLRGLPPTWTSNMSTPEIESSNFLPKENLLGNKLDIFEHQNNPKDDSYLTSLKNNDQLKLLSEQKRAADRFDLGFYEYDNY